Proteins encoded within one genomic window of Bradyrhizobium sp. AZCC 1719:
- a CDS encoding alpha/beta hydrolase → MTDISATKDKTLDPRLNWAALSQAERDAAYDNNAAVKNSAVLIAERNQMSETLRASRKSFLDVPYGDRERTKVDLYPAADKTAPCLVFLHGGYWQRNSREVFAMLVEGVAAHGWSVAIPGYSLAPDASLTDIVTEISLSLDWLAKNGESYGISGPVVLSGWSAGAHLVAMALGHPRVAAGLAISGVYDLGPIRDTGLNNALKLTSAEVAALSPLRLTAVRKRLDIAYGTAELPALAFDSIKLHEMRAAAGAPGKLYPIEGADHFTILSELQRPDGALVDIARKLIRWQSSKSPPT, encoded by the coding sequence GTGACTGATATCTCGGCGACGAAGGACAAGACTCTCGATCCCCGGCTGAACTGGGCTGCGCTTTCCCAAGCAGAGCGTGACGCCGCCTATGACAACAACGCAGCGGTAAAGAACAGCGCAGTGCTGATCGCCGAAAGAAATCAGATGTCCGAAACGCTGCGGGCCAGCCGCAAGTCCTTTCTTGATGTTCCCTATGGCGACCGCGAAAGGACGAAGGTCGATCTTTATCCGGCCGCCGACAAGACAGCGCCCTGCCTGGTCTTTTTGCACGGCGGTTACTGGCAGCGCAATTCGCGTGAAGTATTTGCAATGCTGGTCGAAGGCGTCGCGGCCCATGGCTGGTCGGTTGCCATCCCCGGATATTCGCTGGCGCCCGACGCTTCGTTGACGGACATCGTGACGGAGATATCCCTGTCGCTCGACTGGCTGGCCAAAAACGGAGAGTCGTACGGCATCTCCGGACCCGTCGTGCTCTCGGGCTGGTCCGCCGGCGCCCACCTCGTCGCAATGGCACTCGGTCACCCGCGCGTCGCCGCGGGACTGGCGATTTCCGGCGTGTACGATCTCGGACCCATCCGCGATACGGGCCTCAACAATGCGCTGAAGCTAACCAGCGCGGAAGTCGCGGCACTATCGCCGCTTCGCCTGACCGCCGTCCGCAAGCGACTCGACATCGCCTACGGCACGGCCGAACTTCCGGCGCTGGCTTTCGATTCAATCAAGCTTCATGAAATGCGAGCCGCCGCTGGCGCGCCCGGCAAGCTCTACCCGATCGAAGGCGCAGACCATTTCACCATCCTCAGCGAGCTGCAGCGCCCTGACGGCGCGCTGGTCGATATCGCCCGAAAGCTCATCAGGTGGCAGTCGTCTAAGTCGCCGCCGACCTGA
- a CDS encoding Rieske (2Fe-2S) protein: MVALSDDGKWMPVCGLSRLISQTIVCVRVTGIDLILVWSEGRAVACERMCPHEQADLSLGHLLGGRLFCPRHAASFDLRNGEISYGWPSRPLRLYPVRIGDDQVWIDAGAIRSAAT, translated from the coding sequence ATGGTCGCGTTGTCAGACGACGGAAAATGGATGCCGGTCTGTGGGCTCAGCCGGCTGATCTCGCAAACGATCGTCTGCGTCCGCGTGACCGGCATCGATCTGATCCTGGTCTGGAGCGAAGGACGCGCGGTAGCCTGCGAACGGATGTGCCCGCACGAACAGGCTGACCTCAGTCTTGGACACCTGTTGGGAGGACGCCTGTTCTGTCCTCGTCACGCGGCTTCGTTCGATCTCCGTAATGGCGAGATTTCCTACGGCTGGCCGAGCCGGCCGTTGCGGCTATACCCGGTCCGGATCGGAGACGATCAGGTCTGGATCGACGCCGGGGCGATCAGGTCGGCGGCGACTTAG
- a CDS encoding ABC transporter ATP-binding protein, which yields MLEIRDMVCGYGGVMALRGISLEVKAGQLVALIGANGAGKSTTLRAISGLVAPRSGSMLFEGKDIAGAKPPRVVTSGIAHCPEGRRVFPHMTVEENLDMGAYLRSSAADIASDRDRIYAEFPRLADRKRQAAGTLSGGEQQMLAIGRALMSRPRLIMFDEPSLGLAPNIVERTFAIIRGIRDSGTTVLLVEQNAFAALEMCDHAYLLEGGRIVLSGPGAEMIENEHVRKAYLGG from the coding sequence GTGCTTGAGATCCGCGACATGGTGTGTGGCTACGGCGGCGTCATGGCGTTGCGCGGCATTTCGCTGGAGGTCAAGGCCGGGCAGCTGGTCGCCTTGATCGGCGCCAACGGCGCCGGCAAGAGCACCACGCTGCGCGCGATCTCCGGGCTCGTTGCGCCGCGTTCGGGATCGATGCTGTTCGAGGGCAAGGACATTGCGGGCGCCAAGCCGCCGCGCGTGGTGACGAGTGGGATCGCGCATTGTCCGGAAGGACGGCGAGTGTTTCCACATATGACGGTTGAGGAAAATCTCGACATGGGAGCCTATCTGCGCAGCAGTGCTGCCGATATCGCATCCGACCGCGATCGGATCTATGCCGAGTTTCCGCGCCTCGCCGACCGCAAGCGGCAGGCTGCCGGCACCTTGTCCGGCGGCGAACAACAAATGCTGGCGATCGGCCGGGCGCTGATGTCACGTCCGCGCTTGATCATGTTCGACGAACCTTCCCTTGGGCTCGCGCCCAACATCGTCGAGCGAACGTTTGCGATCATCCGCGGCATCCGAGATTCCGGAACGACGGTACTGCTGGTCGAGCAGAACGCGTTTGCGGCGCTCGAGATGTGCGACCACGCCTATCTCCTGGAGGGCGGCCGTATCGTTCTTTCCGGGCCTGGTGCGGAGATGATCGAGAACGAGCACGTGCGAAAGGCCTATCTTGGCGGATGA
- a CDS encoding ABC transporter ATP-binding protein, whose amino-acid sequence MIAIALKVEKVAVHFGGLVALSDLNFTVGEGEIVSLIGPNGAGKTTAFNVVTGFLDPTRGAVSYRGSALNGLKPHQIADLGLARTFQRTSVFPNDTVYDNLLVGLHRQGRVSLLEAILGLPRARSSERRLRERASELVEWVGLERRAYDLAGSLSYGEQRLVGVALALAAEPSMLLLDEPVSGMNASETHTFVQLVRNIRDRGVTILLVEHDMPMVMSVSDRIVVLNYGRIIAEGPPDVIRNDPAVIEAYLGQGATRA is encoded by the coding sequence ATGATAGCGATCGCCTTGAAGGTCGAGAAGGTCGCTGTGCACTTCGGAGGGCTCGTTGCGCTCTCGGATTTGAACTTCACGGTCGGCGAGGGCGAAATTGTCAGCCTGATCGGGCCCAACGGCGCCGGCAAGACGACGGCTTTCAACGTCGTCACGGGCTTTCTTGATCCAACACGCGGTGCCGTGAGCTATCGTGGAAGCGCGCTCAATGGATTGAAGCCGCATCAGATCGCTGATCTCGGTTTGGCCCGCACCTTCCAGCGTACCAGCGTTTTTCCGAACGACACCGTCTACGACAATCTACTAGTCGGGCTGCACCGCCAGGGGAGAGTCAGCCTTCTCGAAGCCATTTTGGGGCTGCCGCGCGCGCGGTCTTCGGAACGCCGTTTGCGGGAGCGCGCCAGCGAATTGGTCGAATGGGTTGGTCTCGAACGCCGCGCCTACGATCTTGCAGGCTCGCTGTCCTATGGTGAGCAGCGTCTTGTCGGTGTGGCGTTGGCGCTGGCCGCCGAGCCGTCGATGCTGCTGCTCGACGAGCCGGTCTCCGGCATGAACGCCTCGGAAACCCACACCTTCGTGCAGTTGGTTCGCAACATCCGGGATCGCGGCGTCACCATCCTGCTCGTCGAGCACGACATGCCGATGGTGATGAGCGTCTCGGACCGGATCGTCGTGCTGAACTACGGCCGGATCATTGCCGAGGGACCGCCGGACGTGATCCGGAACGACCCGGCCGTGATCGAGGCCTATCTCGGGCAGGGAGCGACACGTGCTTGA
- a CDS encoding branched-chain amino acid ABC transporter permease, giving the protein MKSGVAIFSVVAFASVPLWLRDPYLMNALITTGIFIIGAMSLNLLLGFTGQLSLGHIAFFGIGAYVSALTSLGFDVGLPFGFRVVHTPWPPIVGFVLAIVVAGLCGYLVGLLSFRVRGAYFVIVTISFAEVVRLVALNWVELTQGPLALTNIPSITIGLPGLGDLTLRTKLQNYYLVLAVAVVTYVLISRLVHSHFGRAMRGLMENETLAVSVGIDVTRTLTLAAVISAGIAGAAGSLYAHYIRIIDPEVFAFINTVTMVIMVITGGKGSLAGPIVGGMIFGLLPVFLRPIMAPEAQWIAYGGVLIVILFVLPRGIVPSLALRFAKPRNRAETVAPVTFSERDAKEHA; this is encoded by the coding sequence ATGAAGTCAGGAGTCGCCATTTTCTCGGTCGTCGCGTTCGCATCGGTGCCGCTCTGGCTGCGCGATCCATATCTCATGAACGCGCTGATCACGACCGGCATATTCATCATCGGAGCGATGAGCCTCAATCTGCTGCTTGGGTTTACCGGTCAGCTCAGCCTTGGTCACATCGCGTTCTTCGGCATTGGCGCCTATGTCAGCGCATTGACGTCGCTTGGCTTCGATGTCGGCTTGCCCTTCGGCTTTCGCGTCGTTCACACCCCCTGGCCGCCAATCGTCGGCTTCGTGTTGGCCATCGTCGTTGCGGGATTGTGCGGATATCTCGTGGGGCTGTTGTCGTTTCGCGTGCGCGGCGCTTACTTCGTGATCGTGACGATTTCCTTTGCCGAAGTGGTCCGGCTGGTGGCGCTGAATTGGGTTGAGCTGACGCAGGGCCCGCTGGCGCTGACCAACATTCCTTCGATTACGATCGGATTGCCGGGTCTTGGTGATCTGACCCTCCGCACCAAGCTGCAGAACTATTACCTCGTGCTTGCCGTCGCGGTCGTCACCTATGTACTGATCTCGCGCCTGGTCCATTCGCATTTCGGCCGCGCCATGCGCGGGTTGATGGAAAACGAAACACTGGCGGTATCCGTCGGCATCGACGTGACAAGGACGCTCACTTTGGCAGCGGTGATCTCGGCGGGGATCGCAGGCGCGGCCGGCAGCCTTTACGCACACTACATCCGGATCATCGATCCCGAAGTGTTTGCTTTTATCAACACGGTGACGATGGTGATCATGGTCATCACCGGCGGCAAGGGCTCGCTGGCGGGGCCCATCGTCGGCGGAATGATCTTTGGGCTGTTGCCTGTGTTTCTGCGGCCGATCATGGCGCCGGAGGCGCAATGGATCGCGTATGGCGGCGTGCTGATCGTTATCCTGTTCGTATTGCCGCGCGGCATCGTGCCGTCGCTGGCTCTGCGATTTGCGAAACCGCGGAACCGGGCCGAGACGGTTGCACCGGTTACCTTCTCCGAACGCGACGCCAAGGAGCACGCGTGA
- a CDS encoding branched-chain amino acid ABC transporter permease, which translates to MSEFLQHLINMLVLGGTYALLGIGLTLIFGIMNVVNFTHGVLYTFGAYIMFIVVHQLGVNFFLALPLAVVAGWLLGAAIELTLLRPLRGSDIDTTMLVMIGAWIAMQSGALWIWGGVAKSVTTPFPEAPLVLGPVSVSWLRLFVLAAAAMLIVVTYLLINKTKLGCAMRATFQDQDTASLMGVNVDLIYTSTFAIGSSLAAAAGALLGPVYVIFPQMGDLAAVKAFAIVILGGLGNITGAVIGGFILALAEELGAGYVSSGYRDAMGFLIIIAVLIFKPTGLFARSERVG; encoded by the coding sequence TTGAGCGAGTTTCTGCAACATCTGATCAACATGCTGGTGCTCGGCGGCACCTATGCCCTGCTGGGCATCGGTCTCACCTTGATCTTCGGCATCATGAACGTCGTGAACTTCACGCATGGGGTGCTGTATACGTTCGGCGCCTACATCATGTTCATCGTGGTGCATCAGCTCGGAGTCAACTTCTTCCTGGCGCTGCCGCTTGCTGTCGTGGCCGGCTGGCTTCTTGGGGCGGCGATCGAGCTGACCTTGCTGCGGCCGCTGCGCGGCTCCGACATCGATACCACCATGCTTGTCATGATCGGCGCCTGGATCGCGATGCAGTCCGGCGCCTTGTGGATATGGGGCGGCGTGGCGAAATCGGTGACCACGCCTTTCCCCGAGGCGCCACTGGTGCTCGGACCGGTCTCGGTGTCCTGGTTGCGGCTGTTTGTCCTTGCCGCCGCGGCGATGCTGATCGTCGTCACCTATCTCTTGATCAACAAGACAAAACTCGGCTGTGCGATGCGGGCGACATTTCAAGATCAGGACACCGCCTCGCTGATGGGCGTCAATGTCGACCTGATCTATACCTCGACCTTCGCAATCGGTTCCAGCCTTGCCGCCGCGGCAGGCGCATTGCTCGGTCCGGTCTACGTCATCTTCCCGCAGATGGGCGATCTCGCCGCCGTCAAGGCATTCGCGATCGTGATCCTGGGCGGGCTCGGCAACATCACCGGCGCGGTGATTGGCGGTTTCATCCTGGCGCTCGCCGAAGAACTCGGCGCCGGCTACGTTTCCTCGGGATACCGCGACGCCATGGGATTTTTGATCATTATCGCGGTTCTGATCTTCAAGCCGACCGGACTTTTCGCGCGCTCGGAGCGCGTCGGATGA
- a CDS encoding ABC transporter substrate-binding protein yields the protein MIRTFRVVPTIALAVALLGGAANAQTIKIGVNEPLTGAFAASGTYVVNGAKIAADEINAKGGILGKKLELVIEDNKSNPTEAAAVAEKLITSDKVPVLMGAWGSSLTLAVMPKLMEYETPMVVETSSSGKITTTGNPYIFRISPPSAIEAAAFKGIVDKLELKKVDFLIINNDWGRGTAEDFSKMMKEKGIAVGAVETMDQGAQDMSAQLSKLKGTDSETIIVTTAVDQLTLIFKQAAALGLKKRIITTGGSQNPDQIIAQAGAAANGTMHLTTFLPWFPEKTPNPEATSYFIAEWKKRGYDFAGCTESFRGYDGIRTAAAAIEKAGKAEPAAIKAALWDIKVKGLNGDIVFRKSGPEGKESGQSQPNVYLIEITDGKIGMKTL from the coding sequence ATGATACGGACTTTCAGAGTTGTTCCGACGATAGCGCTGGCGGTCGCCTTGTTGGGTGGTGCCGCCAACGCTCAAACCATCAAGATCGGCGTCAATGAACCCCTTACGGGTGCGTTCGCCGCGTCCGGTACCTACGTTGTCAACGGCGCCAAGATCGCGGCCGATGAGATCAACGCAAAGGGCGGCATTCTCGGCAAGAAGCTTGAACTCGTCATTGAGGACAACAAGAGCAATCCGACAGAGGCGGCCGCCGTCGCCGAAAAGCTGATCACGAGCGACAAGGTGCCGGTGCTGATGGGCGCATGGGGTTCGAGCCTGACGCTTGCCGTGATGCCCAAGCTGATGGAATACGAAACGCCGATGGTGGTTGAAACTTCCTCGTCGGGCAAGATCACCACGACCGGCAATCCCTACATCTTCCGTATCTCGCCGCCGTCGGCGATCGAGGCCGCGGCGTTCAAGGGGATCGTCGACAAGCTCGAATTGAAGAAGGTCGATTTCCTCATCATCAACAACGACTGGGGTCGCGGCACCGCTGAAGACTTCAGCAAGATGATGAAGGAGAAGGGCATTGCGGTCGGAGCCGTCGAAACCATGGATCAGGGCGCCCAGGATATGAGCGCTCAGCTTTCCAAGCTGAAGGGCACCGATTCCGAGACCATCATTGTGACGACGGCGGTGGACCAACTCACGCTGATCTTCAAGCAGGCTGCAGCCCTCGGCCTCAAGAAGCGCATCATAACCACCGGCGGCTCGCAGAATCCGGATCAGATCATCGCGCAGGCGGGTGCGGCCGCCAACGGCACCATGCACCTGACGACCTTCCTGCCCTGGTTCCCCGAGAAGACGCCGAACCCGGAGGCGACCAGCTACTTCATCGCCGAATGGAAGAAGCGCGGCTACGATTTCGCCGGCTGCACCGAAAGCTTCCGGGGCTATGACGGCATCCGCACCGCAGCGGCGGCGATCGAGAAGGCGGGCAAGGCGGAGCCTGCGGCGATCAAGGCGGCACTTTGGGACATCAAGGTGAAGGGTCTGAACGGCGACATCGTGTTCCGCAAGTCCGGTCCCGAAGGCAAGGAAAGCGGCCAGAGCCAGCCCAACGTCTATCTGATCGAAATCACCGACGGCAAGATCGGCATGAAGACGCTCTGA
- a CDS encoding xanthine dehydrogenase family Fe-S subunit, with the protein MSIIALTVNQRAVQVSAEPRTNLADFVREKLDLTGTHLGCEHGVCGACTVLLDGVPARSCITYAVACEGAEVTTIEGLDEDEVTTELRAAFTREHALQCGYCTPGMLVSARDLVLRLPQADEGLIRVGLSGNLCRCTGYVGIVRAVQSVIEARRARDIAPMRDGGRKILGPVGSGRSVHDGADRAERIRPAASEQTPSETASSVPAIPDFIPATVLKQQFSVAHPPELVFAMFDDIGAVAACLPGASLTAPPKPERVEGAIRVRIGPIAATFQGAARVEGNPADMSGRIVGIGNDRRSRSSTQGEIRYRLVPIEQGTRVDISIGYTLTGLLAQVGRPGLVRDLAARLITEFAGNLDRRLSGTPPGDATTAELNGMSLVFSLLRVRVAGWVDRLSSKNDGAT; encoded by the coding sequence ATGAGCATTATCGCACTCACCGTAAATCAGCGCGCGGTGCAGGTATCAGCGGAACCGCGCACCAATCTTGCGGATTTCGTTCGCGAGAAGCTCGACCTGACCGGTACCCATCTCGGCTGCGAACACGGCGTCTGCGGCGCATGCACGGTGCTGCTCGACGGCGTGCCGGCGCGCTCGTGCATCACCTATGCGGTGGCTTGCGAAGGGGCAGAGGTCACCACGATCGAAGGCCTCGATGAGGACGAGGTTACGACGGAACTGCGCGCGGCCTTCACCCGCGAGCATGCGCTGCAGTGCGGTTACTGCACACCGGGAATGCTGGTCTCGGCGCGTGATCTGGTGCTGCGCCTGCCGCAAGCCGACGAGGGCCTGATCCGCGTTGGTTTGAGTGGCAATCTGTGCCGGTGCACCGGCTATGTCGGCATCGTGCGGGCGGTGCAATCGGTAATCGAAGCGCGGCGTGCCCGCGATATCGCGCCGATGCGGGATGGAGGGCGAAAGATCCTGGGTCCTGTTGGCTCAGGTCGAAGCGTGCACGACGGTGCCGACCGGGCCGAACGCATCCGGCCGGCGGCAAGCGAACAAACGCCGTCTGAAACGGCCAGTTCGGTTCCTGCAATTCCGGACTTCATCCCCGCCACCGTTCTGAAGCAGCAGTTCAGCGTCGCGCACCCGCCGGAGCTGGTCTTTGCAATGTTCGACGACATCGGTGCTGTCGCGGCCTGCCTTCCCGGCGCGTCGCTGACGGCGCCGCCGAAGCCGGAGCGCGTCGAAGGTGCGATCCGGGTCAGGATTGGCCCGATCGCCGCGACGTTCCAGGGCGCCGCGCGAGTCGAAGGTAATCCGGCCGATATGTCCGGCCGCATCGTCGGCATCGGCAACGACCGGCGCAGCCGGTCTTCGACGCAGGGCGAAATTCGCTATCGACTGGTGCCGATCGAGCAGGGGACACGCGTCGACATTTCCATCGGATACACGCTCACTGGCCTGCTGGCGCAGGTCGGAAGACCGGGGCTGGTGCGCGATCTCGCAGCGCGATTGATCACAGAGTTTGCCGGCAATCTTGACCGTCGCCTGTCGGGCACGCCACCGGGTGACGCTACGACGGCTGAGCTGAACGGAATGTCGCTGGTGTTCAGTCTTTTGCGCGTGCGGGTCGCGGGCTGGGTTGATCGTCTCTCGTCCAAGAATGACGGAGCGACGTGA
- a CDS encoding FAD binding domain-containing protein, giving the protein MKPAPFGYERPRDLQAALAVLDEAKTAAKIIAGGQSLGPMLNLRLVEPQLIVDITGLAELKQVERRGDELVIGACVTHADIEDGRIPDVTRGAMQGVAGNIAYRAVRNRGTVGGSLSHADPAADWVSALSALGARLTLRSLSGARMVAMEEFIVGALESALRDGEIVETIHVPAMPASAHWGYAKSCRKTGEFAHAIGAILIDPSAATARVVIGAIDSAPVVITKAAELFGGHIAGDYKDRFDARVADVLLAKAGVSNAAHRHIHVNVLKRAVREAGA; this is encoded by the coding sequence ATGAAACCGGCGCCTTTCGGCTACGAACGTCCACGCGACTTGCAGGCGGCACTTGCCGTGCTCGACGAGGCCAAGACTGCCGCCAAGATCATCGCCGGCGGCCAGTCGCTTGGTCCCATGCTCAATCTGCGGCTGGTGGAGCCGCAGTTAATCGTTGACATCACGGGGCTTGCCGAGCTCAAGCAGGTCGAGCGTCGCGGCGATGAGCTCGTGATCGGGGCCTGTGTCACCCATGCCGACATCGAGGATGGACGAATTCCGGACGTCACGCGCGGCGCCATGCAGGGCGTCGCCGGCAACATCGCCTACCGCGCCGTGCGCAATCGCGGCACGGTCGGTGGATCGCTCAGCCATGCCGATCCCGCGGCAGACTGGGTATCCGCGCTGTCGGCCCTGGGTGCGCGACTGACGCTGCGAAGCCTTTCAGGCGCGCGCATGGTGGCGATGGAGGAGTTCATCGTCGGCGCGCTCGAATCGGCGCTGCGCGATGGCGAGATCGTCGAGACCATTCATGTTCCGGCGATGCCGGCATCGGCGCACTGGGGCTACGCCAAGAGTTGCCGCAAGACAGGCGAATTCGCGCATGCGATCGGCGCTATCCTGATCGATCCGAGCGCCGCGACCGCCCGCGTCGTGATCGGTGCGATCGATTCTGCGCCCGTCGTCATCACGAAAGCGGCGGAATTGTTCGGCGGACACATTGCCGGCGACTACAAAGATCGCTTCGATGCGCGTGTTGCCGATGTCCTGCTGGCAAAGGCGGGCGTCTCGAATGCAGCGCATCGCCATATTCATGTGAACGTGCTCAAGCGTGCGGTCCGGGAAGCCGGCGCATGA
- a CDS encoding xanthine dehydrogenase family protein molybdopterin-binding subunit translates to MEESATVRNEREFPSAGGAGAGQGVGARLPRKEDDRLMRGRGQFVADIRLAGLQDVAFVRSPLAHALIRGIHVPERYRGSVFTAADLVDVNPIRAVSGLPGFKISEQPVLATGKVRQVGELVAMCVAPTRAEAEDIAAAVTLDLEELPAVHDMRKAREPGSALVHEHWGDNVFLETNFEVDISKAFDAPIKVSREISTARQCMSPLEGRGVVATFDHRLDQLTLYSSAQMPHITRSGLAECLGMEQGRIRIVSPDVGGGFGHKGILLPEEVCLSWLTMHRGNPVRWTEDRREHLTASSNCREHHYKITVYADRDGRLRGIDCEATVDSGAYSSYPFSACLEAAQVASILPGPYLMPAYRCRTFSVATNKCPILPYRGVARTGVCFALELMLDLVAAEAGLEPGEVRLRNLVRPEQMPFDNITNKHFDSGDYPEAMRRALALIDVEGVRARQREGKADSRRIGVGVSIYCEQAAHGTSVYSGWGIPMVPGHEQASARLTPDGGLELRVGVHSHGQGMETTLAQVAHEMLGVDVAKVRLILGDTAMTPYSTGTWGSRSMVMAGGAVATACRELGERARRIGAKLLQHDPAAVVLQSGEVRGVNGSVTLKEIAHTWYRRPQDLPADVDPGGLEVTAGYKPQRDTGTFSYAAHAAVVAVDPDLGEIEILDYVIVEDGGVLVNPMVVDGQIYGGLAQGIGTALYEEMPFDAAGQPLATTLADYLLPGPTEVPAPRLDHMETSSPYTQFGVKGIGEGGAIAPPAAIANAINDALRPLGVELMQSPITPYRVVEAVLAAREAERPAA, encoded by the coding sequence ATTGAGGAGAGTGCCACCGTGCGCAATGAGCGCGAGTTTCCTTCTGCGGGCGGAGCGGGCGCCGGACAAGGCGTCGGCGCTCGGCTGCCGCGAAAGGAAGACGATCGGCTGATGCGGGGCCGAGGCCAGTTCGTGGCCGACATCCGCCTTGCCGGGCTGCAGGACGTCGCTTTTGTGCGCAGCCCTTTGGCGCATGCGCTGATCCGCGGCATCCATGTGCCGGAGCGTTATCGCGGCAGCGTCTTCACTGCGGCGGATCTCGTCGACGTCAATCCGATCCGCGCGGTTTCAGGGTTACCGGGCTTCAAGATTTCCGAGCAGCCGGTGCTTGCTACTGGCAAGGTGCGTCAGGTCGGCGAACTCGTCGCCATGTGCGTGGCGCCGACCCGTGCCGAGGCGGAGGACATTGCGGCGGCGGTGACGCTCGATCTCGAAGAGCTTCCTGCGGTCCATGACATGCGAAAGGCGCGCGAGCCGGGTTCGGCGCTGGTGCACGAGCATTGGGGCGATAACGTCTTTCTCGAAACCAACTTCGAGGTCGACATCTCCAAGGCGTTCGATGCGCCGATCAAGGTGTCGCGCGAGATATCGACCGCGCGGCAGTGCATGTCGCCGCTCGAAGGGCGTGGCGTGGTCGCGACCTTCGATCACCGCCTCGATCAACTCACGCTCTATTCCTCAGCCCAGATGCCGCACATCACGCGCAGCGGGCTTGCCGAATGCCTTGGCATGGAGCAGGGCCGAATCCGTATCGTTTCGCCTGACGTTGGCGGCGGCTTCGGGCACAAGGGAATCCTGCTGCCGGAAGAAGTCTGCCTTTCCTGGCTGACGATGCATCGCGGTAATCCCGTACGCTGGACCGAGGATCGCCGCGAGCATCTCACCGCCAGCTCGAACTGCCGCGAGCACCACTACAAGATCACCGTCTATGCCGATCGTGACGGCCGGCTGCGCGGCATCGACTGCGAAGCAACCGTCGATTCCGGCGCTTACTCGTCCTATCCGTTCTCGGCATGCCTTGAGGCGGCGCAGGTCGCCAGCATCCTGCCGGGACCGTATTTGATGCCGGCCTATCGCTGCCGGACGTTTTCGGTCGCCACCAACAAGTGTCCGATCCTGCCTTATCGCGGCGTGGCGCGTACCGGCGTCTGCTTTGCACTTGAACTGATGCTCGATTTGGTCGCGGCGGAAGCCGGACTGGAGCCGGGCGAAGTCCGTCTGCGCAATCTGGTGCGGCCCGAGCAGATGCCGTTCGACAACATTACCAACAAGCACTTCGACAGCGGCGACTATCCCGAGGCGATGCGGCGGGCGCTTGCGTTGATCGACGTCGAGGGCGTACGGGCGCGTCAGCGCGAGGGTAAAGCAGACAGTCGGCGCATCGGCGTCGGGGTCTCGATCTATTGCGAGCAGGCCGCGCATGGCACGTCGGTTTATTCCGGCTGGGGCATTCCGATGGTGCCCGGCCACGAACAGGCCTCCGCGCGGCTGACGCCGGACGGCGGCCTCGAACTCCGTGTCGGCGTGCATTCGCACGGTCAGGGCATGGAGACGACGCTGGCCCAGGTCGCCCACGAGATGCTGGGCGTCGACGTCGCCAAGGTGCGCCTGATCCTCGGCGACACGGCGATGACGCCGTATTCGACCGGCACGTGGGGTTCGCGCTCGATGGTGATGGCAGGCGGCGCTGTCGCAACTGCGTGCCGTGAGCTGGGCGAGCGCGCCAGACGCATCGGTGCCAAGCTGTTGCAGCACGATCCGGCTGCGGTCGTGCTGCAGAGCGGCGAGGTTCGCGGCGTCAACGGCAGCGTCACTTTGAAGGAAATCGCCCATACCTGGTATCGCCGTCCGCAGGATCTGCCTGCTGACGTCGATCCCGGCGGGCTGGAGGTCACGGCTGGCTACAAGCCACAGCGCGATACCGGAACCTTCAGCTATGCCGCGCATGCCGCGGTCGTTGCCGTCGATCCCGATCTCGGAGAGATCGAGATCCTCGATTACGTCATCGTCGAGGACGGCGGCGTTCTCGTCAATCCGATGGTCGTGGACGGCCAGATCTATGGCGGCCTGGCACAGGGCATCGGCACCGCGCTGTACGAGGAAATGCCGTTCGATGCGGCCGGTCAGCCGCTTGCGACGACGCTCGCGGACTATCTGCTGCCCGGGCCCACCGAAGTGCCGGCGCCGCGTCTCGATCACATGGAGACGTCGTCGCCCTATACGCAGTTCGGCGTGAAGGGCATCGGCGAGGGTGGCGCGATCGCCCCTCCGGCCGCGATCGCTAACGCCATCAACGATGCGCTTCGCCCGCTTGGCGTCGAACTGATGCAGTCTCCGATTACGCCATATCGCGTCGTCGAGGCGGTCCTGGCCGCGCGCGAAGCAGAAAGGCCGGCGGCATGA